In Myxococcus virescens, a single window of DNA contains:
- a CDS encoding non-ribosomal peptide synthetase: MSTPADNMKGLSLEAKRKLLAELMAKSGKAAPRLSPLASGQKALWLLHQQDPESAAYNTPFALRIRSQMDVASLKRAFAMLAERHASLRTTFSSTAEGQLVQTCHPTLEPSFTHVDAQGWSPEQLQAEVARAYRQPFSLERGPLLRGNLFSLGAEDHVLLMTVHHIVYDGWSAGILQQEFNQLYQAIARGEQPSLPPVTGSYAAFVAQQAETMSGAAGRAHWDYWQKKLDGELPILALPADRSRSAVAANRSGASPFRLSAELTARIKALAQSAESTPFVVLVSAYAALLGRLARQEDILIGSPTAGRPGSAFHDVVGYFANAVALRADLSGAPSTRTLLGRMRTVVHEALAHQDFPFASLVERLNIERRPGVSPLFQASISLHASREGGGAMALWASPDEDARVYWGNLQLEPFPISEQESQFDLTLEMWETRGAFSGVLRFNRALFNDDTVALWRGYFEKLVEEMVRAPDEPVARLSLAVKAPSPVHDARVESTPAVTTAQTLTGWFEAQAERSPNATALTFGEAHLSYAELNARANVLAHALRDHGVGPESLVGICVDRSVELVVSILGVLKAGGAYVPLDPASPKDRLALILEDAEVTALVTESSRTGELPTQRVSTVFVGALDWQGGRRAPNPEPAITPDNAAYVIYTSGSTGRPKGVIVTHANATRLFTTSEPLYGFGPDDVWTLFHSAAFDFSVWELWGPLLYGGRLVVVPHWMTRAPEAFGELIAREGVTVLNQTPSAFRALTRAPSIADGKGGRGLKWIIFGGEALDAATVRPWFERYGDAGTQLINMYGITETTVHVTYYRVTEADLTSAASPIGRPLPDLELHLLDEHGQPVPAGVPGEMYVGGAGVARGYLKRPELTAQRFVEDPSSPGKRLYRSGDLAIRLPDGGFTYLGRIDDQVKIRGFRIELGEIQSVLATHPAVVDAYVTTHERSADDRRIAAYVVPRDNAAEMLLSSDADGGVGDTHVGEWKALYDDLYARSASEPQLDPSFNIAGWDSSYTGAPLSAEAMKEWVDHTVHQILVRKPRRVLEIGCGTGLLLTRIAPSTEAYWATDVSGVVVNMLRSNTAKSAGLEHAKLFHCAADQLDGIDFGDMRFDAVMLNSVVQYFPSAEYLAQALEKASQRLDTGGVIFVGDVRNFRLLEAFHASIVLAQASGTLDPQVLKARVAQRMAAEEELVLAPDFFWALKQRIPRLTHVEIRPKRGACLNELTRFRYDVLIHLDTPPSPAPDVAWGPGNVSLPELRARLTQDGTRRVGLRGIRNARVEASLDALASVTDGAASRPGSFEKLRRRVLDRDATTPASEPEPGIDPESLHQLAEALSLNVALDWSRGGVDGSFDAVFTPAAKSAHGPVALFGSAPEIVAGARRANDPLRSRVDRRLESELRKRTQASLPEYMVPASIMVVDRIPLTENGKVDRRALPVPSVSQGLETAYVEPRNGEEEILASIFAELLGAERVGVHDSFFDLGGHSLLATQVVSRIRAVLGVEIPLRTFFASPTVAGLVTAVQQQRQRPGVAAVDFTGPMERPERIPLSSSQERLWIVDRIEETRAPIYVIPLVLRLRGPLHHEALRQSLDAIVQRHEVLRTCFPAEGAQPFQVISPNVTAELPPTEELAHPAGASEAELLGLIQVQAGLEVSRPFDLERGPLLRMRLFRISESDHVLVLTMHHVVSDGWSVGILARELAAGYNALRSQRELALPPLQVQYADFALWQRQLLRDGALAESIEAHKQRLAGAPTSLNLPSDRPRPETPTYRGGVVRFDVDRSLTARLKELSRREGATLYMTLLAAFTAYLSRLSGQKDLIIGSPVANRNRAAAEPLIGFFVNTLALRMDLSGDPSFLELLSRVRRTALDAYADQDVPFEKLVEVVAPERSLSRQPLVQVMFALQNAPFSPPALDGLDVQLLDLDSVTAKFDLTLSMQESADGLSGLLEFSADLFDRERIERMAEHLVVMLREAVQAPERRVPEFALLGASEASLVAKWEQGPSAPPAPGSVVELFQAQVARAPEAIALEHRDVRLSYGELDRRATRLARHLVSLGFGREKRAAICLPKSVDFITCILGVWKAGGAYVPLDPEYPQARLGHMLDDSGAEVLLTERALGERPGFQGQTLWMDEPLPEHAEPSTLPFPDAGSAAYVIYTSGSTGKPKGAVLEHRGVANLAVASVPLFGLGPDSRILQAASLSFDVSVWDIVMAFASGARLVLPTDETARVGEALATVLTEKHITQVVLSPSALATLPEGAYSDLRVLITAGEALPAELVKKWVTDTRRFINAYGPTETTVIATVAELKQGDTGVPSIGRPLPGLVARILDADQRQVPIGVPGELYVGGAALARGYHGLDELTRTRFIPDPYSDAPNARLYRTGDLTRWSADGSIDFLGRIDDQVKLRGYRIELGEVETVVDSHPAVQRSVITIHQGQLAAYAVGRPGTSLTIQSLRDHAMGLLPNYMVPAHFVVLETFPLTPSGKVDRKKLPDPVQAQAPAAFADARTREEQILSSIWATVLKKESVGIHDNFFALGGDSILGLQIISRATQQGLRLRPRQLFEHQTIADLARVASSTQVINAEQGLVTGSAPLTPIQHWFFDQNRAGPQHFNMAVMLDVEPGIDLAALRGALEAVERHHDALRFRYRKDGDGWTQFHAEEEALTGIPLDTLDVDGSEHVEEALADLHESLDLEQGPLMRAALLRLGGDSARLALVAHHLVVDAVSWGIIIEDLLTAYSQLSNGQEVGLPPKTTSFQHWAKRLEAYAATPNARAELDAWLATAQRDDSQDLPLNDSHAPDTVSDAGTLVTWLEAEETQLLLNEVPTAYDVKVNEALIAALARTLTGWSGNSTVRIDLEGHGREFLFEDVDLSRTVGWFTALFPLRLHVGARESVRETLARAKDALRRTPRGGIGYGVLRALSPDASIRSRLGAIPNAGIVFNYLGQMGAVPTQGVVRGRAKEGLGLLHAPGATRPHRIELNAVVEAGQRLRLDWTFGAKVFRKETIERLNAEFHANVRAMIRERAEPAAAVRVASDFPAARLSAKDLKRVLTLTKKPR, encoded by the coding sequence GAGTCCACGCCCTTCGTCGTGCTCGTGTCCGCCTATGCCGCCCTGCTGGGGCGTCTGGCGCGGCAGGAGGACATCCTGATTGGCTCGCCCACGGCGGGCCGGCCCGGCTCCGCCTTCCATGACGTCGTAGGCTACTTCGCCAACGCGGTGGCGCTGCGCGCGGACCTCTCCGGTGCGCCCTCCACCCGGACCCTGCTGGGCCGGATGCGCACCGTCGTCCACGAAGCGCTCGCGCACCAGGACTTCCCGTTCGCATCGCTCGTGGAGCGCTTGAACATCGAGCGCCGTCCTGGCGTGTCTCCCCTCTTCCAGGCGTCCATCTCGCTCCACGCCTCGCGCGAGGGCGGCGGCGCCATGGCGCTGTGGGCCTCGCCCGACGAGGACGCCCGCGTCTATTGGGGCAACCTGCAGCTCGAGCCCTTCCCCATCAGCGAACAGGAGTCGCAGTTCGACCTCACGTTGGAGATGTGGGAGACGCGGGGCGCCTTCTCCGGCGTGCTCCGCTTCAACCGCGCCCTCTTCAACGACGACACTGTCGCCCTGTGGCGCGGCTACTTCGAGAAGCTCGTCGAGGAGATGGTCCGCGCACCGGATGAGCCGGTGGCCCGACTGTCCCTGGCGGTCAAGGCCCCGTCCCCCGTGCACGATGCGCGCGTTGAAAGTACCCCGGCCGTCACCACCGCCCAGACCCTCACCGGCTGGTTCGAGGCCCAGGCCGAGCGCAGCCCGAACGCCACCGCGCTGACGTTTGGCGAGGCGCACCTCAGCTACGCCGAGCTCAACGCCCGGGCGAATGTCCTGGCGCATGCGCTGCGCGACCACGGCGTGGGCCCCGAGTCACTGGTGGGCATCTGCGTCGACCGCAGCGTGGAGCTGGTCGTCTCCATCCTCGGCGTGCTCAAGGCCGGCGGCGCCTATGTGCCGCTGGACCCCGCCAGCCCGAAGGATCGGCTCGCGTTGATTCTGGAGGACGCGGAGGTCACCGCGCTGGTGACCGAGTCCAGCCGCACCGGCGAGCTTCCCACCCAGCGTGTGTCCACCGTCTTCGTGGGCGCGCTCGACTGGCAGGGCGGTCGACGTGCGCCGAATCCCGAGCCGGCCATCACGCCGGACAACGCCGCCTACGTCATCTACACCTCTGGTTCGACGGGGCGCCCCAAGGGCGTCATCGTCACTCATGCCAACGCCACCCGGCTGTTCACCACGTCGGAGCCGCTTTATGGCTTCGGGCCGGATGATGTCTGGACGCTGTTCCACTCCGCGGCGTTCGACTTCTCCGTCTGGGAGCTCTGGGGGCCGCTGCTCTACGGCGGTCGCCTGGTCGTCGTGCCCCATTGGATGACGCGCGCGCCCGAGGCTTTCGGTGAGCTGATTGCACGGGAGGGTGTGACGGTCCTCAACCAGACGCCGTCCGCGTTCCGAGCGCTGACGCGCGCGCCGTCCATCGCGGATGGCAAGGGCGGGCGCGGCCTCAAGTGGATCATCTTCGGTGGCGAGGCGCTGGACGCGGCGACCGTGCGCCCCTGGTTCGAGCGGTATGGGGACGCCGGCACGCAGCTCATCAACATGTACGGCATCACCGAGACCACGGTGCACGTCACGTACTACCGGGTGACCGAGGCCGACCTCACCTCCGCCGCGAGCCCCATCGGACGCCCGCTCCCGGACCTCGAGCTGCACCTGCTCGACGAGCACGGCCAGCCCGTACCGGCCGGCGTTCCGGGAGAGATGTACGTCGGCGGCGCGGGTGTTGCGCGCGGCTACCTGAAGCGCCCCGAGCTGACCGCACAGCGCTTCGTCGAGGACCCGTCTTCGCCGGGCAAGCGGCTCTACCGCTCGGGCGACCTCGCCATCCGCCTTCCGGATGGCGGCTTCACGTACCTGGGGCGCATCGACGACCAGGTGAAGATTCGCGGGTTCCGAATCGAGCTGGGTGAAATCCAGTCGGTGCTCGCCACGCATCCGGCGGTCGTTGATGCCTACGTCACCACGCATGAGCGGAGCGCGGACGACCGCCGCATCGCCGCCTACGTCGTGCCCAGGGACAACGCCGCGGAGATGCTCCTGTCCTCGGATGCGGACGGCGGCGTCGGCGACACGCACGTGGGCGAGTGGAAGGCGCTCTACGACGACCTCTATGCACGCTCCGCCAGCGAGCCGCAGCTGGACCCCAGCTTCAACATCGCGGGCTGGGACAGCAGCTACACCGGCGCACCGCTCAGCGCGGAGGCGATGAAGGAGTGGGTCGACCACACGGTCCACCAGATTCTCGTGCGGAAGCCCCGCCGCGTGCTCGAGATCGGCTGTGGCACCGGTCTGCTCCTCACGCGGATTGCGCCGTCCACGGAGGCCTACTGGGCCACGGACGTCTCGGGTGTCGTCGTCAACATGCTCCGGAGCAACACGGCGAAGTCGGCCGGGCTCGAGCATGCGAAGCTCTTCCACTGCGCGGCGGACCAGTTGGACGGCATCGACTTCGGCGACATGCGCTTCGACGCGGTGATGCTGAACTCGGTGGTCCAGTACTTCCCGAGCGCGGAGTACCTCGCCCAGGCCCTGGAGAAGGCGTCACAGCGGCTGGACACGGGCGGCGTCATCTTCGTGGGTGACGTGCGGAACTTCCGCCTGCTGGAGGCATTCCACGCGTCCATCGTCCTGGCGCAGGCGTCCGGCACGCTCGACCCACAGGTGCTCAAGGCCCGCGTGGCGCAGCGCATGGCGGCGGAAGAGGAGCTGGTGCTCGCCCCGGACTTCTTCTGGGCCCTCAAGCAGCGCATCCCCCGCCTCACCCACGTGGAGATTCGCCCGAAGCGGGGCGCGTGCCTGAACGAGCTGACGCGCTTCCGCTACGACGTGCTCATCCACCTGGACACCCCGCCCAGCCCCGCCCCCGACGTGGCCTGGGGCCCGGGCAACGTGAGCCTGCCCGAGCTTCGCGCCCGGCTGACCCAGGACGGCACCCGGCGTGTCGGCCTGCGCGGCATCCGAAACGCGCGAGTCGAGGCATCCTTGGACGCCCTGGCGAGCGTGACGGATGGAGCGGCCTCGCGGCCTGGTTCCTTCGAGAAGCTCCGTCGGCGTGTGCTGGACCGCGACGCCACGACGCCCGCGAGCGAGCCGGAGCCTGGCATCGACCCCGAGTCTCTCCACCAGCTCGCGGAAGCCCTGTCCCTCAACGTCGCCTTGGACTGGTCACGCGGCGGCGTGGATGGTTCCTTCGACGCGGTCTTCACCCCGGCCGCGAAGTCGGCGCACGGGCCCGTGGCCCTCTTCGGCAGTGCGCCGGAAATCGTCGCGGGGGCACGCCGCGCCAATGACCCGCTCCGGAGCCGGGTGGATCGCCGCCTGGAGAGCGAGCTGCGCAAGCGGACGCAGGCGAGCCTTCCCGAGTACATGGTGCCCGCGAGCATCATGGTCGTCGACCGGATTCCCCTGACCGAGAACGGCAAGGTCGACCGGCGCGCCCTGCCCGTTCCATCCGTCTCACAGGGCCTGGAGACGGCCTACGTCGAGCCGCGCAACGGCGAGGAGGAGATCCTGGCCAGCATCTTCGCCGAGCTGCTCGGCGCGGAGCGCGTGGGCGTGCACGACAGCTTCTTCGACCTGGGCGGCCACTCGCTGCTGGCCACGCAGGTCGTGTCCAGGATTCGCGCCGTGCTGGGCGTGGAGATTCCGCTGCGCACGTTCTTCGCGAGCCCCACCGTCGCGGGGCTCGTGACGGCCGTCCAACAGCAGCGCCAGCGCCCCGGAGTGGCCGCGGTCGACTTCACCGGGCCCATGGAGCGCCCGGAGCGCATTCCGCTGTCGTCCTCCCAGGAGCGGCTGTGGATCGTGGACCGCATCGAGGAGACGCGGGCCCCCATCTACGTCATCCCGCTGGTGCTCCGGCTCCGAGGCCCCCTCCACCACGAGGCCCTCCGGCAGAGCCTGGACGCCATCGTCCAGCGGCACGAAGTGCTCCGCACGTGCTTCCCGGCGGAAGGCGCGCAGCCCTTCCAGGTCATCTCCCCGAACGTCACGGCCGAGCTGCCGCCCACGGAGGAGCTGGCCCACCCGGCCGGCGCTTCGGAGGCGGAGCTGCTCGGGCTCATCCAGGTCCAGGCGGGCTTGGAGGTCTCCCGGCCGTTCGACCTCGAGCGGGGCCCGCTGCTGCGGATGCGCCTCTTCCGCATCTCGGAGTCGGACCATGTGCTGGTTCTGACCATGCACCACGTCGTCTCCGACGGCTGGTCCGTGGGCATCCTCGCGCGTGAGCTCGCGGCCGGTTACAACGCGCTGCGCTCGCAGCGTGAGCTGGCCTTGCCGCCGCTCCAGGTCCAGTACGCGGACTTCGCGCTGTGGCAGCGGCAGCTCTTGCGGGACGGTGCGCTCGCGGAGTCCATCGAAGCGCACAAGCAGCGCCTGGCGGGGGCGCCCACGTCCCTCAACCTCCCCAGCGACCGGCCCCGGCCGGAGACGCCGACGTACCGGGGTGGCGTGGTCCGCTTCGACGTGGACCGTTCCCTCACGGCGCGCCTGAAGGAGCTGAGCCGCCGGGAAGGCGCCACGCTGTACATGACGCTGCTGGCGGCCTTCACCGCCTACCTGTCACGGCTGAGCGGCCAGAAGGACCTCATCATCGGCTCGCCGGTGGCGAACCGGAACCGCGCGGCGGCAGAGCCGCTGATTGGCTTCTTCGTCAACACGCTCGCGCTCCGGATGGACCTGTCCGGCGACCCCAGCTTCCTGGAACTGCTGTCGCGCGTCCGGCGCACGGCCCTGGACGCCTACGCGGACCAGGACGTGCCCTTCGAGAAGCTGGTGGAGGTGGTCGCGCCCGAGCGGAGCCTCAGCCGCCAGCCCCTGGTCCAGGTGATGTTCGCGCTCCAGAACGCGCCGTTCTCCCCCCCCGCGCTGGATGGGCTCGACGTGCAACTGCTCGACCTGGACAGCGTCACCGCCAAGTTCGACCTGACGCTGTCCATGCAGGAATCCGCGGATGGCCTCTCCGGCCTGCTCGAGTTCAGCGCGGACCTGTTCGACCGCGAGCGCATCGAGCGGATGGCCGAGCACCTCGTCGTCATGCTCCGCGAAGCGGTGCAGGCGCCAGAGCGCCGCGTGCCCGAGTTCGCGCTCCTGGGTGCGAGCGAAGCCAGCCTGGTGGCGAAATGGGAGCAAGGCCCCAGTGCCCCGCCCGCGCCCGGCTCGGTAGTGGAGCTGTTCCAGGCGCAGGTCGCGCGCGCACCTGAGGCCATTGCCCTGGAGCATCGCGACGTCCGCCTGAGCTACGGCGAGCTCGACCGGCGGGCGACGCGCCTTGCCCGGCACCTGGTTTCGTTGGGCTTCGGACGGGAGAAGCGGGCCGCCATCTGCCTGCCGAAGTCGGTGGACTTCATCACCTGCATCCTGGGCGTCTGGAAGGCCGGCGGCGCGTATGTCCCGCTCGACCCGGAGTACCCCCAGGCGCGCCTGGGCCACATGCTGGACGACTCGGGCGCGGAGGTGCTGCTCACGGAGCGCGCCCTGGGCGAGCGGCCGGGCTTCCAGGGCCAGACGTTATGGATGGATGAGCCCCTGCCGGAGCACGCCGAGCCGTCCACCCTCCCGTTCCCCGACGCGGGCTCCGCCGCCTACGTCATCTACACCTCGGGTTCCACCGGGAAGCCGAAGGGCGCGGTGCTGGAGCACCGGGGCGTGGCGAACCTCGCCGTGGCCTCGGTCCCGCTCTTCGGGCTCGGACCGGACAGTCGCATCCTCCAGGCGGCGTCGCTGTCCTTCGACGTATCCGTCTGGGACATCGTGATGGCGTTCGCCAGCGGCGCCCGGCTGGTGCTGCCCACGGATGAGACCGCGCGCGTGGGCGAGGCCCTGGCCACGGTGCTCACGGAGAAGCACATCACCCAGGTGGTGCTGTCACCCTCCGCGCTCGCGACGCTGCCGGAGGGAGCCTATTCCGATCTCCGCGTGCTCATCACGGCCGGAGAAGCGCTCCCCGCGGAGCTCGTGAAGAAGTGGGTGACGGACACCCGTCGCTTCATCAACGCCTATGGTCCGACGGAGACGACGGTCATCGCGACGGTCGCCGAGCTCAAGCAGGGCGACACGGGCGTTCCGTCCATCGGCCGGCCCCTCCCGGGGCTGGTGGCGCGCATCCTCGACGCCGACCAGCGGCAGGTCCCCATCGGAGTTCCCGGCGAGCTGTACGTGGGCGGTGCGGCGCTCGCGCGCGGGTACCACGGACTCGACGAGCTCACCCGGACGCGCTTCATCCCGGACCCCTACTCCGACGCCCCGAACGCCCGGCTCTACCGGACCGGCGATCTCACGCGCTGGAGTGCCGACGGCAGCATCGACTTCCTGGGCCGCATCGACGACCAGGTGAAGCTGCGCGGCTACCGCATCGAACTGGGTGAGGTGGAAACCGTCGTCGACAGCCACCCCGCGGTCCAGCGGTCGGTCATCACGATCCACCAGGGGCAGCTCGCGGCCTATGCCGTGGGCCGTCCGGGCACGTCGCTGACGATTCAGTCCCTGCGCGACCATGCCATGGGCCTGCTTCCGAACTACATGGTGCCAGCGCACTTCGTCGTGCTGGAAACCTTCCCGCTGACGCCCAGCGGAAAGGTGGACCGCAAGAAGCTGCCGGACCCCGTGCAGGCCCAGGCGCCCGCCGCCTTCGCCGATGCGCGGACGCGGGAGGAGCAGATCCTGTCCAGCATCTGGGCCACCGTCTTGAAGAAGGAGTCCGTGGGCATCCACGACAACTTCTTCGCGCTCGGCGGTGACTCCATCCTCGGGCTGCAGATCATCTCCCGCGCCACCCAGCAGGGCCTGCGGCTGCGTCCGCGCCAGTTGTTCGAACACCAGACCATCGCCGACCTGGCGCGCGTGGCCTCCAGCACCCAGGTCATCAACGCCGAGCAGGGGCTCGTGACGGGCAGCGCGCCCCTCACCCCCATCCAGCATTGGTTCTTCGACCAGAACCGCGCCGGGCCGCAGCACTTCAACATGGCGGTGATGCTCGACGTGGAGCCAGGAATCGACCTGGCCGCGCTTCGCGGCGCGCTCGAAGCGGTGGAGCGCCACCACGACGCGCTCCGCTTCCGCTACCGCAAGGACGGTGACGGCTGGACCCAGTTCCACGCCGAAGAGGAGGCGCTGACAGGCATTCCCCTGGACACGCTGGACGTGGACGGGAGCGAGCACGTGGAAGAGGCGCTCGCCGACCTCCACGAGTCCCTGGACCTGGAGCAGGGCCCGCTCATGCGCGCCGCCCTGCTGCGGCTGGGTGGGGACTCCGCGCGGCTCGCGCTGGTGGCCCACCACCTGGTCGTGGACGCCGTGTCGTGGGGCATCATCATCGAGGACCTGCTGACGGCGTACAGCCAGTTGTCGAATGGCCAGGAGGTCGGTCTCCCGCCGAAGACGACGTCCTTCCAGCACTGGGCGAAGCGGCTCGAAGCGTATGCGGCGACGCCCAACGCCCGGGCCGAGCTCGACGCCTGGCTCGCGACGGCGCAGCGAGACGACTCGCAGGACCTGCCGCTGAACGACTCGCACGCCCCGGACACGGTGAGCGACGCTGGCACGCTCGTGACGTGGCTGGAGGCGGAGGAGACCCAGCTGCTGCTGAACGAGGTCCCGACGGCGTACGACGTCAAGGTCAACGAGGCCCTGATTGCCGCGCTCGCCCGGACGCTCACGGGCTGGTCCGGCAACAGCACCGTCCGAATCGACCTGGAAGGCCATGGACGCGAGTTCCTGTTCGAGGACGTGGACCTGAGCCGCACGGTGGGCTGGTTCACCGCGCTCTTCCCGCTCCGCCTGCACGTGGGTGCCCGGGAAAGCGTGCGTGAGACGCTGGCCCGCGCGAAGGACGCGCTGCGCCGGACGCCCCGTGGCGGCATCGGCTACGGCGTGCTCCGTGCGCTGTCGCCGGATGCGTCGATTCGTTCGCGGCTCGGCGCGATTCCGAACGCGGGCATCGTCTTCAACTACCTGGGACAGATGGGCGCCGTGCCAACGCAGGGCGTGGTGCGAGGCCGCGCCAAGGAGGGCCTGGGCCTGCTGCACGCACCTGGCGCCACCCGGCCCCACCGCATCGAGCTCAACGCCGTGGTCGAAGCGGGTCAGCGCCTCCGCCTCGACTGGACCTTCGGCGCCAAGGTCTTCCGCAAGGAGACCATCGAGCGGCTGAACGCGGAGTTCCACGCCAATGTGCGAGCGATGATTCGCGAGCGCGCGGAGCCCGCCGCCGCGGTCCGAGTGGCGTCTGACTTCCCGGCGGCGCGTCTGAGTGCCAAGGATTTGAAGCGCGTGCTCACGCTGACCAAGAAGCCGCGATGA